In a single window of the Microbacterium sp. SL75 genome:
- the glf gene encoding UDP-galactopyranose mutase, translating to MDLLIVGSGFFGLTIAERAAAAGRKVTVIDRRHHIGGNAYSADEPETGIEVHQYGAHLFHTSNPTVWEYVNRFTQFTNYVHRVYTTHKNVVFPLPINLGTINQFFQAAYTPDQARALVHELAGEFDAKDAANLEERGIALIGRPLYEAFIRDYTAKQWQTDPKDLPAEVISRLPVRYTYDNRYFNDTWEGLPVDGYTAWLERMADHPNIDVKLSTDYFDESQPLNKKATVGQVPVVYTGPVDRYFDYAEGELSWRTLDFEQEVLPIGDFQGTSVMNYADADVPYTRIHEFKHFHPERADRYPTDKTVVVREYSRFATRADEPYYPVNTADDRAGLLAYRELTKGERDVHFGGRLGTYQYLDMHMAIGSALSMWNNQLA from the coding sequence ATGGACCTCCTCATCGTCGGTTCCGGCTTCTTCGGCCTCACCATCGCCGAGCGTGCCGCCGCCGCGGGCCGCAAGGTCACGGTCATCGACCGCCGTCACCACATCGGCGGCAACGCCTACTCGGCGGACGAACCCGAGACGGGTATCGAGGTGCACCAGTACGGTGCTCACCTCTTCCACACCTCCAACCCGACGGTGTGGGAGTACGTCAACCGCTTCACGCAGTTCACGAACTACGTGCACCGCGTGTACACGACCCACAAGAACGTGGTCTTCCCCCTGCCGATCAACCTCGGCACCATCAACCAGTTCTTCCAAGCCGCGTACACGCCTGACCAGGCACGCGCGCTCGTGCACGAGCTCGCCGGGGAGTTCGATGCGAAGGATGCCGCGAACCTCGAGGAACGCGGGATCGCCCTGATCGGTCGGCCCCTGTACGAGGCTTTCATCCGCGACTACACCGCGAAGCAGTGGCAGACCGATCCGAAGGACCTGCCCGCCGAGGTCATCTCGCGCCTGCCCGTTCGCTACACCTACGACAACCGCTACTTCAACGACACGTGGGAGGGTCTGCCCGTCGACGGCTACACCGCGTGGCTGGAGCGCATGGCGGACCACCCGAACATCGACGTCAAGCTCTCCACCGACTACTTCGACGAGTCGCAGCCGCTGAACAAGAAGGCGACCGTCGGCCAGGTGCCCGTGGTCTACACCGGGCCCGTGGACCGCTACTTCGACTACGCCGAGGGCGAGCTGTCGTGGCGCACCCTCGACTTCGAGCAGGAGGTGCTGCCGATCGGCGACTTCCAGGGCACCAGCGTGATGAACTACGCCGACGCCGACGTGCCGTACACGCGCATCCACGAGTTCAAGCACTTCCACCCCGAGCGCGCCGACCGGTACCCGACCGACAAGACGGTCGTCGTGCGCGAGTACTCGCGCTTCGCCACGCGCGCCGACGAGCCGTACTACCCGGTCAACACCGCCGACGACCGCGCGGGCCTGCTGGCTTACCGCGAGCTGACCAAGGGCGAGCGCGACGTGCACTTCGGTGGGCGTCTGGGCACCTACCAGTACCTCGACATGCACATGGCCATCGGTTCCGCCCTGTCGATGTGGAACAACCAGCTCGCGTGA
- a CDS encoding acyltransferase family protein, producing MQLTLGSPTRPVPAQRETEGRWAYRRDIDGLRAVAILLVVSYHVWFGRVSGGVDVFLMLSAFFLTRGFVRRMAGPAPVRPIRHLLGVFRRLLPAAAVTLVGILAVVWTLYPETMHRSIAEQAWACLGYVQNWFLAAEAVDYYARTDVPSPLQHFWSMSVQGQAFVLWVILLWACQIVVRRRGWSADRVVGVVFGAVFASSFVYSVVRTASAQQLAYFDTGARLWEFAAGSLLVIALPRVRFGAIARTLIGWAGLVGLLVLGAVLDVQGGFPGFLALWPVLCAAAIVVSGSGETGRFSLARVLSSRPLQAVGRDAYALYLVHWPILVTFLVVNGRTEVGLVGGAGIIVLSLLLARLLTWAVDRPVRAWRRTDTSALVPVVVLTVAVAVVAVPVGAWQASAWVQERAIEARALQANPGAAVLRDPSLSKPPADAPLLPLPTLIDDEWVHLDRECSGEWANDVEMLRGTCSETTGTPRARHTIAVIGDSHAQQITSALLPAAEANGWGVVFLIKGGCSMGLDEPGMDERCDGWREAAIELVERVRPDAALTVVTRSDAGEDDERLRPGIERFLDRMDGAGVPVLGVRDNPRFAFNMYDCVVGSDDPLDCAVPRSASLADRNPADDLDRPGLHLVDLTPWICPDDLCVGEIGNVAVYRDDNHLSRLYARTLSPSLAEQLPATIG from the coding sequence GTGCAGCTGACCCTCGGGTCGCCCACCCGCCCCGTGCCCGCACAGCGGGAGACCGAGGGGCGTTGGGCGTACCGTCGCGACATCGACGGGTTGCGCGCCGTCGCCATCCTGCTGGTCGTGTCGTACCACGTGTGGTTCGGCCGGGTCTCGGGTGGCGTCGACGTCTTCCTGATGCTCTCGGCGTTCTTCCTCACCCGCGGGTTCGTGCGCCGGATGGCGGGCCCCGCCCCGGTGCGTCCGATCCGACACCTGCTCGGTGTGTTCCGGCGGTTGCTGCCGGCCGCGGCCGTGACCCTGGTCGGCATCCTGGCGGTGGTCTGGACGCTCTACCCCGAGACCATGCACCGCTCGATCGCCGAGCAGGCGTGGGCCTGCCTCGGCTACGTGCAGAACTGGTTCCTGGCCGCCGAGGCGGTGGACTACTACGCGCGCACCGATGTGCCAAGCCCGCTGCAGCACTTCTGGTCGATGTCGGTGCAGGGGCAGGCCTTCGTGTTGTGGGTGATCCTGCTCTGGGCGTGCCAGATCGTGGTCCGGCGTCGCGGATGGTCTGCCGATCGCGTGGTGGGGGTGGTCTTCGGCGCCGTCTTCGCGAGCTCGTTCGTCTACTCGGTCGTGCGCACCGCGTCGGCGCAGCAGCTCGCCTACTTCGACACCGGGGCGCGACTGTGGGAGTTCGCCGCGGGATCCCTGCTGGTCATCGCGTTGCCCCGTGTGAGGTTCGGCGCGATCGCCCGCACCTTGATCGGGTGGGCGGGCCTCGTCGGACTTCTCGTGCTGGGTGCCGTACTCGACGTCCAGGGCGGTTTTCCCGGGTTCCTGGCGCTGTGGCCGGTGCTGTGCGCTGCGGCCATCGTGGTGTCGGGATCGGGCGAGACCGGGCGGTTCTCGCTCGCGCGTGTGCTGTCGTCGCGCCCGCTCCAGGCCGTGGGGCGCGATGCCTATGCGCTGTATCTCGTGCACTGGCCGATTCTGGTGACCTTCCTCGTCGTGAACGGCCGCACCGAGGTGGGCTTGGTGGGCGGCGCGGGGATCATCGTGCTGTCGCTGCTGCTCGCGCGGCTGTTGACCTGGGCCGTCGACCGTCCCGTGCGTGCCTGGCGGAGGACCGACACTTCCGCTCTGGTACCGGTGGTGGTCCTCACGGTCGCCGTCGCCGTCGTGGCCGTTCCCGTCGGAGCCTGGCAGGCGTCGGCCTGGGTGCAGGAGCGCGCGATCGAGGCTCGGGCGCTGCAAGCCAATCCCGGGGCCGCCGTGCTGCGCGATCCTTCGTTGTCGAAACCTCCGGCCGACGCCCCGCTGCTGCCGCTTCCGACCCTGATCGACGACGAGTGGGTCCACTTAGACCGCGAGTGCTCGGGGGAGTGGGCGAACGATGTCGAGATGCTGCGCGGGACCTGCTCCGAGACCACCGGCACCCCGCGGGCCCGCCACACCATCGCCGTGATCGGCGACTCGCACGCGCAGCAGATCACGAGCGCCCTGCTTCCGGCGGCCGAGGCGAACGGGTGGGGCGTGGTCTTCCTCATCAAGGGGGGCTGCTCGATGGGTCTCGACGAGCCGGGCATGGACGAGCGCTGCGACGGGTGGCGCGAGGCGGCCATCGAGCTCGTCGAACGAGTGCGACCCGATGCGGCGCTGACGGTCGTGACGCGCTCGGATGCCGGGGAGGACGACGAGCGACTGCGCCCGGGAATCGAACGCTTCCTCGACCGGATGGACGGCGCGGGGGTGCCGGTGCTGGGCGTCCGCGACAACCCGCGCTTCGCCTTCAACATGTACGACTGCGTGGTCGGGTCCGACGATCCGCTCGACTGCGCGGTTCCGCGGTCGGCATCGCTCGCCGATCGGAACCCCGCCGACGACCTCGACCGCCCGGGTCTGCACCTCGTCGACCTCACGCCGTGGATCTGCCCCGACGACCTCTGCGTCGGCGAGATCGGGAACGT